The stretch of DNA GCGATCGTCCACCATTGCTCGAACTTTACCAAACGCCGAGCCAGCAACTAAGACATCTCCTACGTGCAGAGTGCCATTTTGAACTAACAAAGTTGCCACTGGACCTTTGGCTTTATCAAGGTGTGCTTCGATTACAGTACCTTTAGCAAGACGGTCTGGATTTGCCGAGAGTTCTTCGACTTCAGCAACAAGGAGAATCATTTCTAGAAGTGTATCTAAGTTTTCTCCTTTGATCGCGCTGACAGGTACCATAATTGTGTCGCCACCCCATTCTTCTGGAGTTAGCCCGTATTGCGTCAGTTCTTGTTTGACGCGATCGGGTTGTGCGCCCTCTTTGTCAATTTTGTTAATCGCGACAATAATGGGCACTTCTGCTGCTTGGGCATGGCTAATTGCTTCAATTGTTTGTGGGCGTACGCCATCATCCGCAGCAACAACGAGAATGGCAATGTCTGTCACTCTTGCTCCACGCGCGCGCATTGCGGTAAATGCTTCGTGACCGGGAGTATCGAGAAATACGACTTGCTGCACCTGCCCGTTGTGTTCTACATCAACGTGGTACGCACCGATATGTTGGGTAATGCCGCCAGCTTCTCCTTGCGCGACTTTGGTCTTACGAATCGAGTCAAGTAACGTTGTTTTACCGTGGTCTACGTGTCCCATGATCGTCACGACTGGTGGACGACGCTGGAGATTTTCGAGATCTTCCACATCCAACATTTCAGTGACTTTGCGGGCTTCGGCTTCGGGTTCGGCTGTTTCAACTTCTACGCCTAATTCGTTCGCCACCATCGTCAACGTTGGAATATCCAAATTTTGCGTAATATTAACCGCAATACCCTTAAGGAATAGGATTTTTACAATCTCAGTATCAGGTACGACCAGCATTTGTGCGAGTTCCTGAACAGTCATCGTGCCTGTAACGACGATCTTTTCTGGACGTTCCTCTTTTTGTTCGGGTTCGCGGCGACGATTTTGATCGCGCGCTGGAGTTGTCTTTTTGCTTTTTACTCCACCAACAGGACTCGTTACCGCTCCTGAACCACTGGGACGTGCTGCTTTCTGTTTAGGGGGTCGGGCGATCGATAAGCTCACTTTGATTGGCGCTTCGATATCAAGATCCACATCGTCGAGGTCTTCTTCATCATCAAAGTCGATGATGGGTTTCATGCGCTTAGCTTTTGTTCCTGCTTTCCCTTTAGAACCTGATTCTAGTCCTTCATCAATTTCCTCTTCTTGCCACTTTTTCCCGCCTTTTTGGGGTCGAGGTGGTGTTGGTCGCTTGAGGAGCTTTTCGGGTTCTTCGATTTCCAGCAGTGCAGCGGGTTGTTGTATTGCTTCTTCCTCAACTTCTGTACTAGTTGCTCCTGCTAGTTTTGGACGATTGGCGATCGCTGGTTCGTTGAACCGCGATACCTTGGGTCTTTGCAGTTCTGGTACTGGTTCGCTTTTAGCGACTGGTTGCTCTGGTTTTTGTCCCCCAGGGCGACGTGCAGGTTTTTCAGAGCCCTTATCTGCTCTTGGCTCTGCTGCTGGTTTAGGACGTTGAGCTTGATCGCGTTTGAGGATCGGGCGTTCAGGTAGATTGAGTTGTGGTGTTGGTGCGACAGGTCTAGCTGGCGGTTCTACAAGTTGTGGTTTTTGCGGAACTTCTTTGGGTTTTTGAACTTCTACCTGGCTTGCTTTTGGCTCGTCGCGATGTTCGCTATTAGCGACTACTTTAGCTTCTTCCATTGCTGCCGGACGTACGGGACGTGGCGGTGGTGGGGTCATCGGCTTGTTCGGTCCTGCTGGTGATGCGAAAGGACGTGGAGCAACGGGCGCGTTTCCTTGCGACTGTGACGAAGAAGAATTTGAGGCAACCTGAGACTCTGCCTGGTTTTGGTTGAGCCGAGGAGGGGTCTTTGGTTTGCGAATTTCCAAGATCTGTTGCTTTGGTGGCAAGTTAGGTTTAGGTTTAGTTTTGTTAATTTGATTCGCGTGTGTAATGTTCGATTCTCGCCGCGACGACGAACGCTCGGCAACATACTTTTCAGCTAGAGCACGAATTCGCTCTGCTTCATTTTCACTGATTGTGCTGCTGTGACTTTTGACTGCGATATTAAGTTGGTCGCAAATTGCGAGTAGCTCTTTGTTATCCAAATTCAATTCTTTTGACAAATCGTATATCCTTACTTTGCCGTTATTCATCCACTCTTCCCCTTTACCTACCAGTTTGATACGGATGGTTGCCTGAGTTGTGTTAGCATCTCCATCCTGCGAGTCCTGTGTTATTGGTTGCCGTTCAAATTGCTGCCCGTGCCTCCAACAAAGTAAAGAGAGATGTTTTTGTTTGAGAAAGGTGTTTTACTGTCATCGCGACGGTTATGTAAACGTGCCATGCGCTTTTACCGCAATTTTATCCTGAGGAATTTTTGCGGACCCTTTCTCGTGAGGGTACGCATCCGTACAAGCTAGTAATTATGTATTTGTGTAGCTTCTTTATTTAATGTTGCATCAATCCGTAAAAAAATATGGTGTGATTTTAGTTAATTGCACCGAATTCAAAGAAATTGAGTTTCCTATCTTTACTATTCTGCCACGAACCCTGTTTGACAAGCGTTAGTATGCTTTTCAGCAATTTTGCTGCCATGACTCCATTTTTAAGAAAGTCTGAAAATGACACTTAATTCTTGTTTGAAAGCGGTAGTGTGGTTTCAATTTTTCGAGCTTCACTGACAGATTGGTTTGTTGATAAACGTTGCCACAAGGCTTGGTAGATGGCTTCGGGAACCGAGATCCGCAGCGATCGCCGCAACAGATTTTTCTTCTGGGCTGTTTGCAAACAGCTAGCTTGCGGACAAAGATATGCAGAACGCCCCGTACCCTGATCTAATTGTAACTCCCCAGAAGGATAGACGCGGACAATTCGCCAGAACTCGTGTTTTAGGGCGACCCGACGACAACTAATACAGCGTCGATAGTTAGGTTTCATGAATTGAGGGTTCAGGGGACAAAGATCGAGGGTCAGGGACTATTGTAATTATCTATCTTTCGTTTCTGCTCAAGCTGGGGCATCGCTTACTTCCATAGCTTCTGTAAATTCTTCATCTAGTTCATCTAATTCATCTTCATCTTCGGCTTGCGCTATTTGAGCTTGTTGCGCTTGATACTCAGCAGCGGCGGCAGCAAATTTAGCGTCTTCTGCGGCATAGTCGTACTTCGCGCGGTCTTTGATGTCGATTTTCCAACCTGTTAAGCGTGCGGCTAAACGGACATTTTGCCCTTCTTTACCGATTGCTAAGCTGAGTTGGTCTTCGGCAACGAGTACGTGCGTCTGGCGCGATTCTGGATCCATCAAGCGTACCTCATCAACACGGGCAGGGCTAAGCGCGTTGGCAATATAAGTCGCGGGGTCTGGAGACCAGCGAATTACATCAATTTTCTCACCGCGCAGTTCGTTAACAACAACTTGAATTCGCGAACCACGCGCGCCAATACATGCACCGACAGGATCGACATCCCGTTCTAAGGTATCAACGGCAATTTTAGTGCGAGGACCTACATAGCGCGATGGGGGATTTGCTTCGCGTGCCACTGCGACAATGCGCACTACTTCATCTTCGATTTCTGGAACTTCGTTGGCAAAAAGATATACCACTAAACCTGCATCTGCGCGCGAGACAATCAGTTGAGGACCGCGTTGCTGACCTTGTGAAACTTTTTTGAGGTAAACTTTGAACGTAGCATTTGCACGATAATTATCGTTCGGTAATTGTTCGCGCTTGGGTAGTTCTGCTTCA from Chroococcidiopsis sp. TS-821 encodes:
- the infB gene encoding translation initiation factor IF-2 codes for the protein MNNGKVRIYDLSKELNLDNKELLAICDQLNIAVKSHSSTISENEAERIRALAEKYVAERSSSRRESNITHANQINKTKPKPNLPPKQQILEIRKPKTPPRLNQNQAESQVASNSSSSQSQGNAPVAPRPFASPAGPNKPMTPPPPRPVRPAAMEEAKVVANSEHRDEPKASQVEVQKPKEVPQKPQLVEPPARPVAPTPQLNLPERPILKRDQAQRPKPAAEPRADKGSEKPARRPGGQKPEQPVAKSEPVPELQRPKVSRFNEPAIANRPKLAGATSTEVEEEAIQQPAALLEIEEPEKLLKRPTPPRPQKGGKKWQEEEIDEGLESGSKGKAGTKAKRMKPIIDFDDEEDLDDVDLDIEAPIKVSLSIARPPKQKAARPSGSGAVTSPVGGVKSKKTTPARDQNRRREPEQKEERPEKIVVTGTMTVQELAQMLVVPDTEIVKILFLKGIAVNITQNLDIPTLTMVANELGVEVETAEPEAEARKVTEMLDVEDLENLQRRPPVVTIMGHVDHGKTTLLDSIRKTKVAQGEAGGITQHIGAYHVDVEHNGQVQQVVFLDTPGHEAFTAMRARGARVTDIAILVVAADDGVRPQTIEAISHAQAAEVPIIVAINKIDKEGAQPDRVKQELTQYGLTPEEWGGDTIMVPVSAIKGENLDTLLEMILLVAEVEELSANPDRLAKGTVIEAHLDKAKGPVATLLVQNGTLHVGDVLVAGSAFGKVRAMVDDRGRRVEIASPSFAVEVLGLSDVPAAGDEFEVFPHEKEARAIAEERANKQRQSRLMQGRATLTSASAQAQEGELKELNLILKADVQGSVEAIVGALKQLPQNEVQIRLLLAAPGEITETDIDLAAASNAVIIGFNTTLASGARQAADEAGVDVREYNIIYKLLEDIEGALEGLLEPELVEEALGQAEVRAVFPVGRGAVAGCYVLSGKLIRNCKLRVRRGSKIVYEGSLDSLKRMKEDVREVNAGYECGIGVDRFNEWAEGDIIEAFQMVTKRRTLGATKS
- a CDS encoding YlxR family protein, encoding MKPNYRRCISCRRVALKHEFWRIVRVYPSGELQLDQGTGRSAYLCPQASCLQTAQKKNLLRRSLRISVPEAIYQALWQRLSTNQSVSEARKIETTLPLSNKN
- the nusA gene encoding transcription termination factor NusA, encoding MSMVSLPGLKDLIENISRERNLPRVAVQAALREALLKGYERYRRAQNLDKQHFDEDFFDNFEVELDVEEEGFRVLATKTIVEEVNDPDHQISLREVQEVAEEAQLGSEVVLDVTPEQKEFGRMAAMQTKQVLAQKLRDQQRQMIQEEFQDLEGTVLQARVLRFERQSVIMAVSSGFGQPEVEAELPKREQLPNDNYRANATFKVYLKKVSQGQQRGPQLIVSRADAGLVVYLFANEVPEIEDEVVRIVAVAREANPPSRYVGPRTKIAVDTLERDVDPVGACIGARGSRIQVVVNELRGEKIDVIRWSPDPATYIANALSPARVDEVRLMDPESRQTHVLVAEDQLSLAIGKEGQNVRLAARLTGWKIDIKDRAKYDYAAEDAKFAAAAAEYQAQQAQIAQAEDEDELDELDEEFTEAMEVSDAPA